One genomic segment of Impatiens glandulifera chromosome 6, dImpGla2.1, whole genome shotgun sequence includes these proteins:
- the LOC124941623 gene encoding protein FAR1-RELATED SEQUENCE 5-like — translation MDPLIQSAPVIEIPTVGMIFPSETDIRLYYKAYSLGTGFGISKLETKNGPDGKQKWFSLACAKNGVFTSREKNILHPRPFIKTNCKARINVAVRNDGEVEITSVCLEHNHAMSPGKSRHLRSHKVLDLEVKRRLELNDEAGITLAKSFQSFVVEAVGYDNLKFDERSCRNFISESRKLRLGNGDAEALSQYFTPMQSKSPNFYYVYDLDEDSRIRNVFWADERCRAAYQCFSDVITFDTTYLTNRYDMPFAPFVGVNHHGQSILLGCGLLSSEDSSSFIVLVASLY, via the coding sequence ATGGATCCTCTAATTCAATCTGCTCCAGTCATTGAAATACCGACTGTTGGGATGATATTTCCATCTGAAACGGATATTCGTTTGTATTACAAGGCCTATTCCCTTGGTACTGGTTTCGGTATAAGTAAGCTCGAAACAAAAAATGGACCGGATGGCAAACAAAAGTGGTTCTCGCTAGCTTGTGCAAAAAATGGTGTTTTTACATCaagggaaaaaaatattttacatccCAGACCCTTTATCAAGACGAATTGTAAAGCAAGGATTAATGTTGCTGTTAGAAACGATGGGGAAGTCGAGATCACCAGCGTCTGCCTTGAGCACAACCATGCCATGAGCCCGGGGAAATCAAGACATCTTAGATCCCACAAGGTTCTTGATTTGGAGGTGAAGAGAAGATTGGAATTAAATGATGAAGCAGGAATTACACTCGCAAAAAGTTTCCAATCTTTTGTAGTTGAAGCCGTTGGTTATGATAATCTGAAATTTGACGAGAGATCTTGTAGAAACTTTATTTCAGAATCTCGGAAGTTGAGGTTAGGAAATGGTGATGCGGAAGCACTTTCTCAATACTTCACTCCAATGCAAAGCAAATCCCCAAATTTCTATTATGTATATGATCTAGACGAAGATTCTCGGATAAGGAATGTATTTTGGGCTGATGAAAGATGCAGGGCTGCTTATCAATGCTTCTCCGATGTCATCACCTTCGACACAACTTATCTGACAAATCGCTACGACATGCCTTTTGCTCCATTTGTAGGGGTGAATCATCACGGACAATCCATTCTACTAGGGTGTGGCCTACTATCCAGCGAGGATTCTTCCTCATTCATTGTACTTGTTGCTTCGTTATATTGA